One part of the Rutidosis leptorrhynchoides isolate AG116_Rl617_1_P2 chromosome 1, CSIRO_AGI_Rlap_v1, whole genome shotgun sequence genome encodes these proteins:
- the LOC139871501 gene encoding uncharacterized protein: MLVGVSDGRFFMGAFYCMDKQGNIILQDAVEYRSTRRSSPSPMEQRGLGLILIPFTCRTSCHVDCSIDEQLSLLSLQAQK, from the coding sequence ATGCTGGTGGGTGTAAGCGATGGGCGGTTTTTCATGGGGGCATTTTATTGCATGGATAAGCAAGGAAACATTATTCTTCAAGATGCAGTTGAGTATCGCAGTACTAGAAGATCGTCTCCTTCACCTATGGAACAGCGTGGTCTTGGTCTCATACTAATTCCGTTCACTTGTAGGACTTCTTGTCATGTTGATTGCTCGATTGATGAACAACTCTCGTTACTGTCGCTTCAGGCTCAAAAGTAA